One window of Thalassovita mediterranea genomic DNA carries:
- a CDS encoding SPOR domain-containing protein: protein MSHGSNRYDYASYEDEYRGFEIRDDESARGPLILALAIGVLIVFAAVVWNTYRQGLREEDGELPMVMADAEPFKSVPEDRGGIQIEDLDRRLYDNMDGSTRPPEPQPVAGERELAMLAGPPMDLRGGSGSSSSQGAAPAEVQADDLPPLEQPVPAASEERHDEPAIDPAPPVEPARSNGRFAFTANGPFLVQISAVRTQAAADEAWSRVLSRYPDVFTGAQKVVERADLGADGIFFRVRAGRFDTRSDASEFCESYKLAGGDCIITRETP, encoded by the coding sequence ATGAGCCACGGCAGCAACAGATACGACTACGCGTCCTATGAGGATGAATATCGCGGCTTCGAGATCCGCGACGACGAGTCTGCGCGCGGGCCGCTGATTCTCGCTTTGGCGATCGGTGTCCTGATCGTCTTCGCGGCAGTCGTCTGGAACACCTATCGTCAGGGGCTTCGCGAAGAAGATGGCGAGCTGCCAATGGTCATGGCCGACGCTGAGCCGTTCAAGTCGGTGCCAGAAGACCGCGGCGGCATCCAGATCGAGGATCTCGACCGCCGACTTTACGACAATATGGACGGGTCCACCCGCCCGCCAGAGCCACAGCCCGTCGCAGGCGAGCGCGAACTTGCCATGCTGGCAGGCCCGCCAATGGACCTTCGCGGTGGGTCCGGTTCAAGCTCATCGCAGGGCGCAGCCCCGGCAGAGGTGCAGGCAGATGACCTGCCACCGCTGGAGCAGCCAGTGCCAGCCGCCAGCGAAGAGCGCCATGACGAGCCTGCGATCGACCCGGCGCCACCTGTTGAGCCAGCCAGAAGCAATGGCCGCTTTGCCTTCACTGCCAACGGACCATTCCTTGTCCAGATATCGGCCGTTCGCACGCAAGCAGCCGCTGATGAGGCGTGGAGCCGCGTCCTGAGCCGCTATCCCGATGTGTTCACCGGTGCCCAGAAAGTGGTCGAACGCGCTGATCTTGGCGCAGATGGCATCTTCTTCAGGGTCAGGGCAGGGCGCTTTGATACACGAAGCGATGCAAGCGAATTCTGCGAATCCTATAAACTTGCTGGCGGAGACTGTATCATCACTCGCGAGACGCCATGA
- a CDS encoding segregation/condensation protein A has product MSSQLVSSDLIDRDDLENGDYFAVDIDGYEGPLHLLLDLARRQKVDLLKVSMLELANQYIDFIEDARKKRIDLAADYLLMAAWLAFMKSRLLLPKPEKAANDEIDGEEMAARLAFRLKRLEAMREAGEELMDLAQLGQEVFLRGAPEQPRVIKHTEYDTSLWHLMQAFGGIRQRREDAAPHKVVHQYVLPLEHARDSLKSLSKMIDSWASLDELRQRMKDVAGDIPPRSVTASVFAAALELARDGDIEIRQGAHFQPLYLRGSQDRQEGIGG; this is encoded by the coding sequence ATGAGTTCGCAACTCGTTTCCAGCGACCTGATCGACCGCGATGACCTCGAAAACGGGGATTATTTCGCGGTTGATATCGATGGATATGAGGGGCCGCTTCACCTGTTGCTGGACCTTGCGCGCCGTCAGAAGGTCGACCTTCTGAAAGTGTCGATGCTGGAGCTGGCGAACCAATATATCGACTTCATCGAAGACGCCCGGAAGAAGCGGATCGATCTTGCCGCTGACTATCTTCTGATGGCGGCATGGCTTGCCTTCATGAAGTCGCGCCTGCTGCTTCCGAAGCCTGAGAAGGCCGCCAATGATGAGATCGATGGCGAGGAGATGGCTGCGCGGCTCGCCTTCCGTCTGAAGCGGCTTGAGGCGATGCGCGAGGCCGGCGAGGAGCTGATGGATCTGGCGCAGCTTGGGCAGGAAGTGTTCCTGCGCGGGGCGCCTGAACAGCCGCGCGTGATCAAGCATACCGAATACGATACATCGCTCTGGCACCTGATGCAGGCCTTTGGCGGTATACGTCAGCGCCGCGAAGATGCCGCCCCGCACAAGGTTGTGCATCAATATGTTCTGCCACTGGAGCATGCGCGCGACTCGCTCAAAAGCTTGAGCAAGATGATCGATAGCTGGGCCAGCCTTGATGAACTTCGCCAGCGCATGAAGGATGTCGCAGGCGATATTCCGCCCCGCTCGGTCACAGCGAGCGTCTTTGCGGCCGCACTGGAACTGGCGCGCGATGGCGACATTGAGATTCGGCAGGGAGCTCATTTCCAGCCGCTTTACCTGCGCGGCAGCCAGGACAGACAGGAAGGGATAGGCGGATGA
- the scpB gene encoding SMC-Scp complex subunit ScpB, producing MTAIPRFENEKLEDAPEEIRDAVRQLSFAYKRSEELLKREAEGGADVIADALRRAEAILFAAGEPLSAEQVAEVLPQGIDAATVLMSLKAAYAHRGVTLVEVAGKWRFQTAEDLAYLFVEERQEQKKLSQAALETLAIISYGQPVTRAEIEAVRGVAVSKGTIDQLMEAGWVKIKGRRQTPGRPVTYGTTNGFLEHFGLESLDMLPGRAELQAGGLLSDVVPADFDPGDMDMPMSDGETDDHANDEDGAFMTDFMDGEDD from the coding sequence ATGACCGCAATACCCCGTTTTGAAAACGAGAAGCTGGAAGACGCCCCGGAGGAAATCCGCGACGCGGTACGCCAGCTGTCCTTTGCCTATAAGCGCTCTGAAGAGCTGCTGAAGCGCGAGGCTGAAGGCGGCGCCGATGTCATCGCAGACGCGCTGCGCCGAGCTGAAGCCATCCTCTTTGCTGCAGGCGAGCCGCTGAGCGCCGAGCAGGTCGCTGAAGTGCTTCCGCAAGGCATCGATGCCGCGACCGTCCTGATGTCGCTCAAGGCAGCCTATGCCCATCGCGGCGTGACGCTGGTCGAAGTGGCGGGCAAGTGGCGTTTCCAGACGGCTGAAGACCTTGCCTATCTCTTCGTTGAAGAGCGTCAGGAGCAGAAGAAGCTGTCTCAGGCTGCGCTCGAGACGCTCGCCATCATTTCATACGGTCAGCCCGTCACGCGCGCCGAGATCGAGGCCGTACGCGGTGTGGCCGTGTCCAAGGGCACGATCGATCAGCTGATGGAAGCGGGCTGGGTCAAGATCAAGGGGCGTCGCCAGACGCCGGGCCGCCCGGTGACCTATGGCACGACCAATGGCTTCCTGGAACATTTCGGGCTGGAAAGCCTCGACATGTTGCCCGGACGCGCCGAGCTGCAGGCTGGCGGTCTTCTCTCTGACGTCGTCCCGGCTGATTTCGACCCAGGCGATATGGACATGCCAATGTCCGATGGCGAAACTGATGACCACGCGAATGATGAAGACGGTGCCTTCATGACCGACTTCATGGATGGCGAGGACGATTGA
- the tatB gene encoding Sec-independent protein translocase protein TatB yields MLPQFGLTEFMLVAIVALIVVGPKDLPLMMRKLGQFVAKGRAMAREFQSAFDDIARQAELDELRKEIEDLRRDNALTEAVNDMKKAESDINRRVMMENPWPEAGKEGGPGVVPEDKAAPAVSDESASSEKPASTGEKAEAKPDAPAKPDDDGKKAASS; encoded by the coding sequence ATGCTTCCACAATTTGGTCTCACCGAGTTCATGCTCGTGGCGATCGTCGCATTGATTGTCGTGGGTCCGAAGGACCTGCCTCTGATGATGCGCAAGCTCGGCCAGTTCGTCGCCAAGGGCCGCGCAATGGCGCGCGAGTTTCAGTCCGCTTTCGATGACATTGCCCGCCAGGCGGAGCTTGATGAGCTACGCAAGGAAATCGAGGACCTTCGCCGCGACAATGCGCTGACCGAAGCGGTCAACGACATGAAGAAGGCCGAAAGCGACATCAATCGCCGCGTGATGATGGAAAACCCCTGGCCGGAGGCCGGCAAAGAGGGCGGACCGGGCGTCGTGCCGGAGGACAAGGCTGCGCCGGCAGTGTCGGACGAGAGCGCTTCGAGTGAGAAGCCCGCTTCGACGGGTGAGAAGGCCGAAGCCAAGCCCGATGCTCCGGCCAAGCCTGATGATGACGGCAAGAAGGCTGCGTCCTCATGA
- the tatA gene encoding twin-arginine translocase TatA/TatE family subunit: MAPSWMQLLIVLIVALLLFGGRGRISSIMGDMAKGVRSFRKGLNDDEEADSEDKDKSKQSRHLSDDKMVNVTPEKDKSKTSS, from the coding sequence ATGGCCCCTAGCTGGATGCAGCTTCTTATCGTGCTGATCGTTGCCCTTCTGCTGTTTGGCGGACGTGGGCGTATTTCATCCATCATGGGTGACATGGCCAAAGGCGTCCGCAGCTTCCGCAAGGGGCTGAACGACGACGAGGAGGCAGACAGCGAGGACAAGGACAAGTCCAAGCAGTCGCGCCACCTCAGTGACGACAAGATGGTGAACGTCACGCCTGAGAAGGACAAGTCGAAAACCTCCAGCTGA
- the nagZ gene encoding beta-N-acetylhexosaminidase, which produces MTNKACILSISGPVLQKEESALFADQKPWGVILMGRSCQTRDQVRRCVDDIWRAVGREILIFIDQEGGRVARLKSPEWPLFPRGELYGALYGRDKELGLEATWLGHRLMAAELTAMGIHADCAPVCDLPQPGAHDVIGDRAFGTDPDVVGAIATAALKGLEDGGVAGVIKHIPGHGRSTADSHLELPRVTAGDNELSSDFAAFAHVAHAPMAMTAHISYDHFDEGRAATVSPIMINEVIRQRIGFDGLLMTDDLGMQALGGTLTERADASIAAGCDMLLHCSGFLREPDAILAEMREVAEAAPELSGKALARAEDAEAAAQREKPFDVEAGWARFKSLIPNVGHFSV; this is translated from the coding sequence ATGACCAACAAGGCTTGTATATTGAGCATTTCGGGGCCGGTTCTTCAAAAGGAGGAATCGGCCCTTTTCGCAGATCAGAAGCCCTGGGGCGTGATCCTCATGGGCAGATCGTGTCAGACGCGCGACCAGGTGCGCCGCTGCGTAGACGATATCTGGCGGGCGGTAGGCCGTGAGATCCTGATATTCATCGATCAGGAGGGCGGCCGTGTCGCGCGCCTGAAATCGCCTGAATGGCCGTTATTCCCGCGCGGGGAGCTCTATGGTGCGCTTTATGGCCGCGACAAGGAGCTTGGGCTTGAGGCGACCTGGCTTGGCCATCGCCTGATGGCGGCTGAGCTGACGGCTATGGGTATCCACGCCGACTGCGCCCCGGTGTGCGACCTGCCGCAGCCGGGCGCGCATGACGTTATCGGCGACCGCGCATTCGGCACCGATCCGGATGTTGTCGGTGCGATCGCGACGGCGGCGCTGAAGGGGCTAGAGGATGGCGGCGTTGCCGGTGTGATCAAGCACATACCCGGCCATGGTCGCTCGACCGCAGACAGCCATCTGGAACTGCCACGCGTCACGGCAGGCGACAATGAACTGTCCTCGGATTTCGCCGCCTTTGCCCACGTCGCCCACGCGCCAATGGCCATGACGGCCCATATTTCCTATGATCATTTCGATGAAGGACGTGCTGCGACGGTCTCTCCGATCATGATTAATGAGGTCATCCGGCAGCGAATCGGGTTTGATGGTCTCCTTATGACAGACGATCTTGGCATGCAGGCTCTTGGCGGAACGCTCACCGAGCGCGCTGACGCGTCTATTGCCGCGGGCTGCGATATGCTGCTGCATTGCTCTGGCTTCCTGCGTGAGCCAGACGCGATCCTTGCTGAAATGCGTGAGGTGGCGGAGGCTGCCCCAGAACTTTCTGGAAAGGCGCTTGCGCGCGCTGAGGATGCAGAAGCCGCCGCTCAGCGTGAAAAGCCGTTCGACGTCGAGGCTGGCTGGGCACGTTTCAAATCGCTCATTCCGAACGTGGGGCACTTCAGCGTATGA